Part of the Pirellulales bacterium genome is shown below.
TCAACTACGCCCGCCAACATTTTCAACCCGCGCAGGTTTGGCAACCGATCAACGAGTACTTGGCCAGTTGGCGAAATCAATACCGCTTGGCGACGTCCGCTTGAATTAGCCCCCCTCCAGCTATTGGTCCAACCCGAACTGACGCAGCCAATGCTCCACCTCGCCGGGCGAAAGCGGCCCGTCCGGTTTGGGAACGTCAACCGTCGGATGGGCGTCGGGTCTTTGCAAGTTCAATCGCGCGGCACGGTCGCGCAGCAGTTGGGTAAACCACACGTCGCTATCCACCGCTGCCGCACGCCGCCGATGGGCCGCCTTTTGCAAGCGGTGATCGCTGGAAACCACGGTCAGCCGCTTGGGGGCGCTGTCCGCGGAAATCAGCCGTTCGATCACGCTGTCCGCATCGTCCTCTTTCGCTGCGAACATGACCCGAATGCCACGATGATTCGTCTCGCGCGCCACTCCCCACGGCGATTCGGAAGCATCGAACACCACAATAGTCCGCGCCACTTCATCCTCGGGCAGTGATTCGACAAGCGTATTAAGTAGGGCCTGCCTGGCCCGCTCCAAGTTTCCCGGCCCCTTTCCCCGCGAAGGAATCCCGGTGGAGTTGAGCAAATTGTACCCGTCGATGAGTAAAGACATGGTGGTGAATAAATGACCAATGACCAAATCCCAATGACGAACGAAGGCGGTCAACCACACGGCACCTATTGGTCATTGGTGCTTGGACATTGGTCATTTCCCGGTCGCTTCAAACTTCACGTGGCCGCCGACAATTACGGTGTCCGCCCGTCCGTGCAACTGCCAGCCGGTGAACGGCGTGTTCACGCTCTTGGATTGGAAGCGGTGTGGATCGACGGTCCACCGCGCCGCCGGATCAATAATCGTCACGTCGGCGTCCGCCCCCACGGCCAGCGTCCCTTTGGGAATGCCGAGCACGTCGGCCGGATTGATCGTCATTTTCGCCAGGGCCGTGGGCCAATCGAGCACGCCCGGCTCGATCAGTTTGGTAATCACCAAGCCCAGGCACGTTTCCAGGCCCAGAATGCCGAACGGTGCCTGATCCAGCTCCCGCATTTTTTTCTCCGGGGCGTGGGGCGCGTGATCGGTGCAAATGACGTCAATCGTACCGTCGGCCAGCCCGGCCAGGCACTTTTCCACATCGCGCAGGCTGCGCAGCGGCGGGCTCATTTTGAAATTGCTGTCGAAACTCCGCAGGCACTCGTCGGTCAATGTAAAATGGTGCGGGCAAATTTCGGTGGTGACGCGAACCTCGCGCAGCTTGGCCCGGCGAATGATTTCCACACTGCCCCCGCTGGATACGTGCATCACGTGAATTCGCCCGCCGGTGGCTTCCGCCAATACAATATCGCGGGCTACCATGGCGTCTTCTGCCGCGCCGGGCATGCCGGGCAGACCTAACTGCAAGGACGCTAATCCTTCGTGCATCACTCCGCCGCGGGTCAGTTCGCGCACTTCAGCATGGTTCAAAATCGGCTTGTCGAACATCAGGCAGTATTCGAAGGCGCGGCGCATCAGCTCCGCATCGTGTACTGGAGCGCCATCGTCGCTGAATCCGACCGCTCCGGCCTGCACCAGTTGGCCGAGTTCCGCCAGTTCCTTCCCTTCCCGGTTTTTACTGACGCAGGCCACCACGTACACGTTGCAGTTATCGGCCCGGGCCGCCTGTTGCTGAATGAATTCCACACTGGCCTGCGTGTCGATGGGCGGATCGGTATTGGGCATGCACGCAATCGAGGTGAACCCCCCGGCCAGCGCCGCCGCCGTGCCCGTAGCAATGGTCTCGTCTTCCTCGCGCCCCGGCTCACGCAAGTGTACGTGCATGTCGATCAGCCCCGGCGAAACGATTTTGCCCACGGCGTTGATAATCCGGTCCTGCCCGTTAGGCGGTACATCGTACCCGGCGACTTTCCCATCGCGCAGCAGCAAATTCGTAACCCGATCGATCCCCTGACTGGGA
Proteins encoded:
- a CDS encoding NYN domain-containing protein translates to MWLTAFVRHWDLVIGHLFTTMSLLIDGYNLLNSTGIPSRGKGPGNLERARQALLNTLVESLPEDEVARTIVVFDASESPWGVARETNHRGIRVMFAAKEDDADSVIERLISADSAPKRLTVVSSDHRLQKAAHRRRAAAVDSDVWFTQLLRDRAARLNLQRPDAHPTVDVPKPDGPLSPGEVEHWLRQFGLDQ
- a CDS encoding dihydroorotase; this translates as MPAILIQNGRVIDPSQGIDRVTNLLLRDGKVAGYDVPPNGQDRIINAVGKIVSPGLIDMHVHLREPGREEDETIATGTAAALAGGFTSIACMPNTDPPIDTQASVEFIQQQAARADNCNVYVVACVSKNREGKELAELGQLVQAGAVGFSDDGAPVHDAELMRRAFEYCLMFDKPILNHAEVRELTRGGVMHEGLASLQLGLPGMPGAAEDAMVARDIVLAEATGGRIHVMHVSSGGSVEIIRRAKLREVRVTTEICPHHFTLTDECLRSFDSNFKMSPPLRSLRDVEKCLAGLADGTIDVICTDHAPHAPEKKMRELDQAPFGILGLETCLGLVITKLIEPGVLDWPTALAKMTINPADVLGIPKGTLAVGADADVTIIDPAARWTVDPHRFQSKSVNTPFTGWQLHGRADTVIVGGHVKFEATGK